A stretch of Rhinopithecus roxellana isolate Shanxi Qingling chromosome 12, ASM756505v1, whole genome shotgun sequence DNA encodes these proteins:
- the COL9A2 gene encoding collagen alpha-2(IX) chain isoform X2 has protein sequence MPRVSDSLRHPDHPLSAPQGPPGPVGLPGEIGIPGPKGDPGPDGPSGPPGPPGKPGRPGTIQGLEGSADFLCPTNCPAGMKGPPGLQGVKGHAGKRGVLGDPGRQGKPGPKGDVGASGEQGIPGPPGPQGIRGYPGMAGPKGETGPHGYKGMVGTIGATGPPGEEGPRGPPGRAGEKGDVGSPGIRGPQGITGPKGATGPPGINGKDGTPGTPGMKGSAGQAGRPGSPGHQGLAGVPGQPGTKGGPGDQGEPGPQGLPGFSGPPGKEGEPGPRGEIGPQGIMGQKGDQGERGPVGQPGPQGRQGPKGEQGSPGIPGPQGLPGIKGDKGSPGKTGPRGGVGDPGVAGLPGEKGEKGESGEPGPKGQQGVRGEPGYPGPSGDAGAPGVQGYPGLPGPRGLVGNRGVPGQPGRQGVAGRDATDQHIVDVALKMLQEQLAEVAVSAKREALGAVGMVGPPGPPGPPGYPGKQGPHGHPGPRGVPGIVGAVGQIGNTGPKGKRGEKGDPGEVGRGHPGMPGPPGIPGLPGRPGQAINGKDGDRGSPGAPGEAGRPGLPGPVGLPGFCEPAACLGASAYASARLAEPGSIKGP, from the exons ATGCCCAGGGTATCTGACTCTCTGAGGCATCCTGACCATCCACTCTCTGCTCCCCAGGGACCGCCTGGACCTGTTGGCCTCCCTGGTGAGATTGGAATCCCGGGCCCCAAG GGGGACCCTGGACCAGATGGACCATCGGGGCCCCCAGGACCTCCAGGGAAACCT GGTCGCCCGGGAACCATCCAGGGTCTGGAAGGCAGTGCGGATTTCCTG tgtcCAACCAACTGTCCAGCGGGGATGAAAGGTCCCCCAGGGCTGCAGGGAGTGAAG ggACATGCAGGCAAACGCGGGGTTCTGGGTGATCCTGGCCGCCAGGGGAAGCCG GGTCCCAAGGGAGACGTGGGTGCCTCTGGAGAGCAAGGCATCCCTGGACCACCG GGTCCCCAGGGCATCAGGGGCTACCCGGGCATGGCAGGGCCCAAGGGTGAGACG GGCCCTCATGGATATAAAGGCATGGTGGGCACCATCGGTGCCACTGGGCCACCG GGTGAGGAAGGTCCTAGGGGACCGCCAGGCCGAGCTGGGGAGAAGGGCGACGTG GGCAGCCCAGGTATTCGTGGACCCCAGGGGATCACAGGCCCGAAGGGAGCAACG GGCCCCCCAGGCATCAACGGCAAGGACGGGACCCCAGGCACGCCTGGCATGAAG GGCAGTGCAGGACAGGCGGGACGGCCAGGAAGCCCAGGCCACCAGGGCCTAGCG GGTGTGCCGGGCCAGCCTGGGACAAAAGGAGGCCCTGGAGACCAG GGTGAGCCGGGCCCGCAGGGCCTTCCTGGATTCTCTGGTCCCCCTGGGAAAGAG GGAGAGCCAGGGCCTCGAGGAGAAATTGGTCCTCAGGGCATCATGGGACAGAAG GGTGACCAGGGCGAGAGGGGTCCAGTGGGGCAGCCGGGCCCTCAGGGAAGGCAG GGCCCTAAGGGGGAGCAGGGCTCCCCTGGAATTCCAGGGCCCCAAGGCTTACCGGGCATCAAAGGAGACAAG GGCTCCCCAGGGAAGACCGGGCCTCGCGGCGGAGTG GGTGACCCGGGGGTGGCCGGCCTCCCTGGAGAGAAAGGCGAGAAG GGCGAGTCCGGCGAGCCGGGGCCCAAGGGACAG CAAGGAGTACGTGGAGAACCCGGCTACCCCGGCCCCAGTGGGGATGCGGGCGCCCCAGGGGTTCAGGGCTACCCTGGTCTCCCCGGCCCTCGAGGACTGGTGGGGAACCGAGGCGTTCCAGGACAGCCCGGGAGACAGGGCGTGGCG GGCCGGGATGCCACTGACCAGCACATCGTGGATGTGGCGCTGAAGATGCTGCAAG agcAACTGGCAGAGGTCGCCGTGAGTGCCAAGCGGGAAGCCCTGGGTGCAGTGGGCATGGTGGGTCCCCCAGGACCTCCTGGGCCCCCTGGGTACCCAGGCAAGCAGGGACCCCATGGGCACCCTGGCCCTCGGGGTGTTCCTGGCATCGTGGGAGCCGTGGGTCAGATCGGGAACACGGGGCCCAAAG GAAAACGTGGAGAGAAGGGTGATCCAGGAGAAGTGGGACGGGGGCACCCCGGGATGCCTGGGCCCCCAGGGATCCCAG GACTCCCTGGCCGGCCTGGCCAGGCAATCAACGGCAAGGATGGCGATCGAGGGTCCCCAGGGGCTCCAGGAGAGGCAGGTCGACCTGGGCTGCCAGGCCCCGTGGGGCTCCCAGGCTTCTGTGAACCTGCAGCCTGCCTTGGAGCTTCGGCCTATGCCTCTGCCCGCCTTGCAGAGCCTGGATCCATCAAGGGGCCTTGA
- the COL9A2 gene encoding collagen alpha-2(IX) chain isoform X1 produces the protein MAVAAAAPRCLLVLLQVLVLALAQIRGPPGERGPPGPPGPPGVPGSDGIDGDKGPPGKAGPPGPKGEPGKAGPDGPDGKPGIDGLTGAKGEPGPMGIPGVKGQPGLPGPPGLPGPGFAGPPGPPGPVGLPGEIGIPGPKGDPGPDGPSGPPGPPGKPGRPGTIQGLEGSADFLCPTNCPAGMKGPPGLQGVKGHAGKRGVLGDPGRQGKPGPKGDVGASGEQGIPGPPGPQGIRGYPGMAGPKGETGPHGYKGMVGTIGATGPPGEEGPRGPPGRAGEKGDVGSPGIRGPQGITGPKGATGPPGINGKDGTPGTPGMKGSAGQAGRPGSPGHQGLAGVPGQPGTKGGPGDQGEPGPQGLPGFSGPPGKEGEPGPRGEIGPQGIMGQKGDQGERGPVGQPGPQGRQGPKGEQGSPGIPGPQGLPGIKGDKGSPGKTGPRGGVGDPGVAGLPGEKGEKGESGEPGPKGQQGVRGEPGYPGPSGDAGAPGVQGYPGLPGPRGLVGNRGVPGQPGRQGVAGRDATDQHIVDVALKMLQEQLAEVAVSAKREALGAVGMVGPPGPPGPPGYPGKQGPHGHPGPRGVPGIVGAVGQIGNTGPKGKRGEKGDPGEVGRGHPGMPGPPGIPGLPGRPGQAINGKDGDRGSPGAPGEAGRPGLPGPVGLPGFCEPAACLGASAYASARLAEPGSIKGP, from the exons ATGGCCGTCGCTGCGGCCGCCCCCCGCTGCCTCCTTGTTCTTCTCCAGGTGCTAGTGCTCGCTCTGGCGCAGATC AGAGGTCCACCGGGAGAACGGGGCCCCCCGGGTCCCCCAGGACCGCCGGGAGTGCCTGGATCCGACGGCATCGAC GGCGACAAGGGGCCCCCTGGCAAAGCTGGCCCTCCG GGACCCAAGGGTGAGCCTGGCAAAGCTGGGCCAGATGGTCCAGACGGGAAGCCTGGGATTGAT GGTTTAACTGGAGCCAAGGGGGAGCCTGGCCCCATGGGGATCCCTGGAGTCAAG GGCCAACCCGGGCTTCCTGGTCCTCCTGGCCTTCCA GGCCCTGGTTTTGCTGGACCTCCT GGACCGCCTGGACCTGTTGGCCTCCCTGGTGAGATTGGAATCCCGGGCCCCAAG GGGGACCCTGGACCAGATGGACCATCGGGGCCCCCAGGACCTCCAGGGAAACCT GGTCGCCCGGGAACCATCCAGGGTCTGGAAGGCAGTGCGGATTTCCTG tgtcCAACCAACTGTCCAGCGGGGATGAAAGGTCCCCCAGGGCTGCAGGGAGTGAAG ggACATGCAGGCAAACGCGGGGTTCTGGGTGATCCTGGCCGCCAGGGGAAGCCG GGTCCCAAGGGAGACGTGGGTGCCTCTGGAGAGCAAGGCATCCCTGGACCACCG GGTCCCCAGGGCATCAGGGGCTACCCGGGCATGGCAGGGCCCAAGGGTGAGACG GGCCCTCATGGATATAAAGGCATGGTGGGCACCATCGGTGCCACTGGGCCACCG GGTGAGGAAGGTCCTAGGGGACCGCCAGGCCGAGCTGGGGAGAAGGGCGACGTG GGCAGCCCAGGTATTCGTGGACCCCAGGGGATCACAGGCCCGAAGGGAGCAACG GGCCCCCCAGGCATCAACGGCAAGGACGGGACCCCAGGCACGCCTGGCATGAAG GGCAGTGCAGGACAGGCGGGACGGCCAGGAAGCCCAGGCCACCAGGGCCTAGCG GGTGTGCCGGGCCAGCCTGGGACAAAAGGAGGCCCTGGAGACCAG GGTGAGCCGGGCCCGCAGGGCCTTCCTGGATTCTCTGGTCCCCCTGGGAAAGAG GGAGAGCCAGGGCCTCGAGGAGAAATTGGTCCTCAGGGCATCATGGGACAGAAG GGTGACCAGGGCGAGAGGGGTCCAGTGGGGCAGCCGGGCCCTCAGGGAAGGCAG GGCCCTAAGGGGGAGCAGGGCTCCCCTGGAATTCCAGGGCCCCAAGGCTTACCGGGCATCAAAGGAGACAAG GGCTCCCCAGGGAAGACCGGGCCTCGCGGCGGAGTG GGTGACCCGGGGGTGGCCGGCCTCCCTGGAGAGAAAGGCGAGAAG GGCGAGTCCGGCGAGCCGGGGCCCAAGGGACAG CAAGGAGTACGTGGAGAACCCGGCTACCCCGGCCCCAGTGGGGATGCGGGCGCCCCAGGGGTTCAGGGCTACCCTGGTCTCCCCGGCCCTCGAGGACTGGTGGGGAACCGAGGCGTTCCAGGACAGCCCGGGAGACAGGGCGTGGCG GGCCGGGATGCCACTGACCAGCACATCGTGGATGTGGCGCTGAAGATGCTGCAAG agcAACTGGCAGAGGTCGCCGTGAGTGCCAAGCGGGAAGCCCTGGGTGCAGTGGGCATGGTGGGTCCCCCAGGACCTCCTGGGCCCCCTGGGTACCCAGGCAAGCAGGGACCCCATGGGCACCCTGGCCCTCGGGGTGTTCCTGGCATCGTGGGAGCCGTGGGTCAGATCGGGAACACGGGGCCCAAAG GAAAACGTGGAGAGAAGGGTGATCCAGGAGAAGTGGGACGGGGGCACCCCGGGATGCCTGGGCCCCCAGGGATCCCAG GACTCCCTGGCCGGCCTGGCCAGGCAATCAACGGCAAGGATGGCGATCGAGGGTCCCCAGGGGCTCCAGGAGAGGCAGGTCGACCTGGGCTGCCAGGCCCCGTGGGGCTCCCAGGCTTCTGTGAACCTGCAGCCTGCCTTGGAGCTTCGGCCTATGCCTCTGCCCGCCTTGCAGAGCCTGGATCCATCAAGGGGCCTTGA